Proteins from a genomic interval of Ictalurus furcatus strain D&B chromosome 2, Billie_1.0, whole genome shotgun sequence:
- the LOC128619814 gene encoding tripartite motif-containing protein 16-like protein → MLGCVHATILLLHSHPVFKAPPGFFVAKTRRTLKFQTTQNSNCHPLSVSLSSCECRKMAEASISVAQDEFICPVCLDLLKDPVTIHCGHSFCKVCINDCWDEDDKSGVYSCPQCRDTFTPKPVLCRNNMLAEVVEKLKRKTASSAHCYTGPGDVECDFCTGRKHKAVKSCLMCLASFCETHLKPHYEISSWKKHKLVEASGNLQEKICSEHDKLLEIYCSTDQSFICLWCTMDKHKSHETVPVASRRAEKQSELKEEQMKSQQRIQEKQKKVQELKQAVNIIKHSAQTEVENSERIFNEMISSMEKRRSEVTELIRAQGKAELSRAERLLEQLEQEITDLQRRLTELEQLSHTHDHIHFLQSFQSLCVSSGCEDSPSFTVNQHLSFDGLRKSLSDLKKTLEEFCPEELIKIPEHAAAVQMNLPSEPKSREEFLHYFCDLTLDPNTVHYDLILSEKNRAVTYSESEQPYSDHPERFDYYRQVLSKESVCGRCYWEVEWSSKGYVFISVSYKDISRKGHCESVFGCNNQSWSLQCSISSHSIWHNNIQTALRVPSSSRIGVYVDHSAGTLSFYSVSDTMKLLHRVHTTFTQPLYAGFWLDLRSTVRLCDRK, encoded by the exons ATGCTTGGCTGTGTCCATGCCACCATACTTCTCCTGCACTCACACCCTGTTTTTAAAGCTCCACCTGGTTTCTTTGTTGCTAAAACACGCAGAACCTTAAAGTTTCAGACGACACAAAACTCTAATTGCCAtcctctctctgtatctctctcgtCGTGTGAGTGCAGGAAAATGGCCGAGGCCAGTATTTCAGTAGCTCAGGACGAGTTCAtctgtccagtgtgtctggatctactgaaggatccgGTGACGATACACTGTGGTCACAGTTtctgtaaggtgtgtattaatgacTGCTGGGATGAGGATGACAAGAGCGGAGTGTATAGCTGTCCTCAGTGCAGAGACACTTTCACTCCAAAGCCTGTTCTATGCAGAAACAACATGCTGgctgaagtggtggagaaactgaagagGAAGACTGCTTCTTCTGCTCACTGTTACACCggacctggagatgtggagtgtgatttctgcaccgggagaaaacacaaagccgTCAAGTCCTGTCTGATGTGTCTGGCCTCCTTTTGTGAAACTCATCTGAAACCTCACTATGAAATTTCGTCGTGGAAAAAGCACAAATTAGTTGAAGCTTCTGGAAATCTCCAAGAGAAGATCTGCTCTGAGCATGATAAACTGCTTGAGATCTACTGTTCTACTGATCAAAGTTTCATCTGTCTTTGGTGTACAATGGATAAACACAAAAGTCATGAAACGGTCCCTGTTGCATCAAGAAGAGctgaaaaacag AGTGAGTTAaaggaggagcagatgaaatcccagcagagaatccaggagaagcagaagaaggtgcaggagctgaaacaggCTGTGAACATTATAAAG CACAGTGCACAGACAGAAGTAGAGAACAGTGAGAGGATCTTTAATGAGATGATCAGCTCCATGGAGAAAAGGCGCTCGGAGGTGACggagctgatcagagctcaggggaaggctgaactgagtcgagctgaacgactcctggagcaactggagcaggagatcactgatcttcagaggagactcactgagctggagcagctttcacacacacatgatcacATCCATTTCCTCCAG AGTTTccagtctctctgtgtctcttctgGATGTGAGGACTCACCCAGCTTCACTGTCAatcaacatctctcatttgatggaCTGAGGAAATCTCTCTCTGATCTGAAAAAGACACTCGAGGAATTCTGCCCGGAGGAACTCATCAAAATCCCTGAACATG ctgcagcagttcaGATGAATTTACCCTCAGAACCAAAGAGCAGAGAAGAGTTTCTGCACT ATTTCTGTGATCTAACTCTGGATCCCAACACAGTACATTATGacctcattctgtctgagaaGAACAGAGCGGTGACGTACAGTGAGAGTGAGCAACCGTACTCTgatcatccagagagatttgatTACTACAGGCAGGTGTTgagtaaggagagtgtgtgtggacgctgttactgggaggtggagtggagcAGTAAGGGATATGTTTTCATATCAGTCTCATATAAAGACATCAGCAGGAAAGGACAttgtgagagtgtgtttggATGCAACAATCAGTCCTGGAGTCTGCAGTGTTCTATTTCTTCTCACTCTATCTGGCACAACAACATTCAGACCGCGCTCAGAGTTCCATCAtcctccagaataggagtgtatgtggatcacagtgcaggaactctgtccttctacagcgtctctgacacgatgaagctcctccacagagtccacaccacattcactcagcctctatacGCTGGGTTCTGGCTCGATTTGAGATCAACTGTGAGATTATGCGATCGAAAATAA